The following coding sequences are from one Gossypium hirsutum isolate 1008001.06 chromosome A12, Gossypium_hirsutum_v2.1, whole genome shotgun sequence window:
- the LOC107929500 gene encoding putative aminoacrylate hydrolase RutD — translation MPYCEVGKTQNAVDAALNNGIQIYYRTYGHGPIKVLLITGLAGTHDSWGPQIRGLAGTDRANDDETMAVDRESDGANNEVGGIEVCSLDNRGMGRSSIPTKKSDYSTRIMAKDAIALLDHLGWKKAHVFGHSMGAMIACKMAALVPDRILSLALLNVTGGGFECCPKLDRKTLSIAIRFLKAKTPEQRAAVDLDTHYSEEYLEEFVGSDTRRVILYQEYVKGITASGMQSNHGFEGQINACWRHKMTRAEIDLIRSGGFLVSVIHGRQDVIAQINHARRLAEKLQPVARMVEFHGGHLVTHERTEEVNQALLELIKASEMKMSPHDWNNFPKKRSEASNRATVERETNIIIAKIHVFLVCLISLFMTVFKYGRSSLQRLKPVRVGASSPK, via the exons ATGCCGTATTGCGAGGTGGGAAAAACGCAGAACGCCGTCGACGCTGCTCTAAACAATGGGATCCAGATTTATTATCGGACTTACGGTCACGGCCCTATCAAAGTCCTCTTAATCACAg GATTGGCGGGTACACATGATTCGTGGGGCCCACAAATCAGGGGACTGGCCGGAACCGATAGGGCCAACGACGATGAAACTATGGCGGTTGATCGGGAATCCGACGGAGCTAATAATGAGGTCGGCGGCATCGAGGTTTGTTCCCTCGATAATCGTGGGATGGGCCGGAGTTCCattcccacaaaaaaatcagaCTATTC GACGAGAATTATGGCAAAAGATGCAATTGCCTTATTGGATCATCTGGGCTGGAAGAAAGCCCATGTTTTTGGGCATTCAATGG GGGCTATGATTGCTTGTAAGATGGCGGCATTGGTGCCTGATAGAATTCTTTCTTTAGCATTACTTAATGTAACAGGTGGAGGTTTTGAATGTTGCCCGAAG CTTGACCGGAAAACATTATCCATTGCAATTCGATTTTTAAAGGCAAAGACTCCTGAGCAAAGAGCAGCGGTTGACTTAGACACGCACTACTCAGAG GAATATCTTGAGGAGTTTGTCGGTTCTGACACTAGAAGAGTAATTTTGTATCAA GAATATGTAAAAGGCATAACAGCAAGTGGCATGCAATCCAATCATGGGTTTGAAGGGCAAATCAATGCATGCTGGAGACATAAAATGACCCGAGCAGAAATTGATTTAATCCGTTCAGGTGGATTTCTTGTATCAGTCATTCATGGCAG GCAAGATGTCATTGCTCAAATAAATCATGCAAGGAGGCTAGCAGAGAAGCTACAACCTGTTGCAAGAATGGTAGAGTTTCATGGGGGGCATCTAGTAACTCATGAGAGAACAGAAGAG GTTAATCAAGCTCTTCTCGAGTTGATAAAGGCTTCCGAAATGAAGATGAGCCCACATGACTGGAACAATTTCCCCAAGAAAAGATCGG AAGCGTCAAACAGAGCAACCGTAGAAAGAGAAACCAACATAATCATCGCAAAGATCCACGTGTTCCTAGTATGTCTAATCAGTCTATTTATGACGGTATTTAAGTATGGAAGAAGTTCTCTACAGAGACTAAAACCCGTTAGAGTTGGAGCCTCTTCCCCAAAATAG
- the LOC107929548 gene encoding RNA-binding KH domain-containing protein RCF3 isoform X1, giving the protein MDRSRSKRNYYYDQDYDGETMGRTKPRYNNHHYLPNSHRHRGNNPNNNNNNGGNNGRPPNKSGGGSGAGGGGQDSSLMVTTSYRILCHDMKAGGVIGKSGSIIKSIRQHTGAWINVHELIPGDDERIIEISDTRRRDPEGRMPSFSPAQEALLLVHERILESDSQFGFGGGGGEEEEEYGAVARGGGGNRVATRLVVSRMHVGSLLGKGGKIIEQMRIETKTQIRILPRDHTLPRCVSMSEEIVQVVGDVNAVKNAIAIISSRLRESQHRDRSGHFHGRMHSPEQFFPDDDYIPNINSASRRSSMEGSFGSRMSTMNYRGNNYSSRPSGFIEAGAAPMSDNGQPLYGEELVFRILCPIDKVDSVFGEPDGIVDLLQNEIGVDVKVADPMAGSDEQIITISSEEGPDDELFPAQEALLHIQTQIVDLVPDKDNIVTTRLLVPSTEIGCLEGRDGSLSELKRLTGANIQILSGEELPSCVSRPNEIVQIVGEIKAARDALVEITSRLRSYLYRDFSLDPPPSAPSIIATASMGNVSPNLTPARDGQTASPGTYQNMPTPATPSSSKEVVKSGAETVKKTESERREDVPSAIAISRIAVPLVTRSTLEVVIPDYAVPKLIAKSKTKLAQISELSGANVTLVEDRPNETQKIIQISGTLEQSERAQSLLQGFILSTQEDGP; this is encoded by the exons ATGGACAGATCTAGATCCAAGAGGAACTATTACTATGACCAAGACTATGATGGGGAGACCATGGGTAGGACGAAACCTCGGTACAACAACCATCACTACCTACCTAATAGTCATCGTCACCGTGGAAACAATccgaacaacaacaacaacaacggAGGCAACAACGGTCGACCTCCGAATAAGAGCGGTGGTGGTAGCGGCGCCGGCGGAGGGGGACAAGACTCTTCCCTTATGGTCACTACTAGCTACCGCATTCTTTGTCACGATATGAAAGCTGGGGGTGTAATCGGTAAGTCGGGTAGTATTATCAAGTCTATAAGACAGCATACCGGCGCGTGGATCAACGTACACGAGCTGATTCCTGGTGATGACGAACGCATCATCGAGATATCTGACACTCGTCGCCGTGACCCTGAAGGGAGAATGCCGTCGTTCTCGCCTGCTCAGGAGGCGTTATTACTTGTACATGAGAGGATTCTGGAGAGTGATTCACAGTTTGGGTTTGGTGGTGGCGgaggagaggaggaggaggaataCGGAGCGGTGGCGAGAGGAGGAGGAGGGAACAGGGTAGCGACGAGGTTGGTTGTTTCGAGGATGCATGTGGGTTCTTTATTGGGGAAAGGAGGAAAGATTATTGAGCAAATGAGAATCGAAACAAAGACTCAGATTAGGATTCTGCCTAGAGACCATACTTTGCCCCGTTGCGTTTCCATGTCTGAGGAGATTGTTCAG GTTGTAGGTGATGTAAATGCTGTAAAAAATGCTATAGCAATTATTTCATCACGCTTAAGGGAGAGCCAGCATCGTGACCGCAGTGGTCATTTCCACGGACGAATGCATTCACCAGAGCAGTTTTTCCCTGATGATGATTATATACCAAACATAAACAGTGCTTCACGTAGATCATCTATGGAAGGTTCTTTTGGTTCTCGGATGTCTACTATGAATTACAGAGGCAACAATTATTCCTCACGTCCATCTGGCTTCATTGAAGCTGGGGCTGCTCCTATGTCTGACAATGGACAGCCTCTTTATGGTGAGGAGCTTGTGTTTAGAATACTTTGCCCTATTGACAAGGTGGATAGTGTTTTTGGAGAGCCAGATGGCATAGTAGATTTACTTCAAAATGAAATCGGTGTGGATGTCAAGGTTGCTGATCCCATGGCCGGGTCAGATGAGCAGATAATTACCATTTCTTCCGAGGAG GGTCCTGATGATGAGTTGTTTCCAGCTCAAGAGGCTTTGTTGCATATCCAAACTCAGATTGTCGACCTTGTTCCTGATAAAGATAACATAGTAACTACTAGGCTACTTGTTCCATCTACCGAAATTGGATGTTTAGAGGGAAGAGATGGATCGTTATCTGAACTGAAAAGATTAACTGGTGCAAACATACAGATATTGTCAGGGGAAGAACTACCGTCTTGTGTATCACGACCCAATGAGATTGTGCAG ATTGTGGGGGAGATAAAGGCAGCTCGAGATGCTCTTGTTGAGATCACATCACGATTACGCAGTTACTTGTATAGGGACTTCTCTCTGGACCCTCCACCTTCAGCACCATCTATCATTGCAACGGCGTCCATGGGGAATGTTTCTCCAAACTTAACTCCAGCTCGTGATGGTCAAACTGCCAGTCCCGGAACCTATCAAAATATGCCAACGCCAGCAACACCATCATCATCAAAG GAAGTTGTGAAATCTGGTGCTGAAACAGTGAAGAAGACTGAATCTGAACGCCGAGAAGATGTACCAAGTGCAATTGCAATTAGCAG AATCGCCGTACCACTTGTTACTAGGAGTACACTCGAAGTTGTCATACCTGACTACGCTGTTCCCAAGCTCATAGcaaaatcgaaaaccaaactggCCCAGATCAGTGAG TTGTC
- the LOC107929501 gene encoding protein ABIL2 — translation MAAAAAIPMSRQPSNYDEISMQQSLLFSDSLKDLKNLRSQLYTAAEYFELSYTNDDQKQIVVETLKDYTIKALVNTIDHLGSVTYKVNDLLDEKVEEVSGTELRVSCIEQRLRTCHEYIDHEGISQQSSVINTPKYNKRYILPVGETMHGANLTMSKYVGCSLDDEDDWHQFKNAVRATIRETPTSSVRETPTSSASFRKGRSPSPSPRPPQRSSTFSFTSTVPKKELEKRTVSPHRFPLLRTGSMSRPTTPNKSRPTTPNSAGARRRYPSEPRKSASMRLQTEKDIEQVPSKSKRLLKALLSRRKSKKDEMLYTYLDEY, via the exons ATGGCTGCAGCTGCTGCAATTCCCATGTCCCGACAACCATCGAATTATGATGAGATTTCTATGCAGCAGAGCTTGTTGTTCTCTGATAGTCTTAAG GATTTGAAAAATCTGAGATCACAGCTCTACACAGCAGCTGAGTATTTTGAACTTTCCTACACCAATGATGACCAAAAACAGAT AGTGGTAGAAACATTGAAAGATTATACCATCAAAGCACTTGTGAATACTATAGACCATTTGGGTTCTGTGACATACAAGGTTAACGATCTTTTAGACGAAAAAGTCGAAGAGGTTTCAGGAACTGAGCTCCGAGTCTCTTGTATTGAACAG AGACTACGAACATGCCACGAGTATATTGATCACGAAGGGATTTCACAACAGTCATCGGTGATTAATACGCCAAAGTACAATAAACGATACATCTTGCCAG TCGGGGAGACCATGCATGGTGCAAACCTTACAATGTCGAAATACGTAGGATGTAGTCTAGATGACGAAGATGACTGGCATCAGTTCAAGAATG CCGTTCGAGCTACGATTCGAGAAACACCAACATCTTCAGTCCGGGAAACTCCGACATCATCGGCCAG TTTCAGAAAAGGGCGATCTCCGTCACCTTCTCCACGGCCTCCGCAACGATCTTCAACCTTTTCTTTTACTTCCACGGTCCCCAAAAAAGAACTAG AGAAGCGAACAGTATCACCGCATCGATTCCCGCTTTTACGTACGGGATCAATGAGCAGGCCTACGACCCCAAATAAGAGCCGCCCGACTACTCCAAATTCAGCCGGTGCAAGGCGGCGG TATCCCTCGGAGCCCCGGAAATCAGCTTCGATGAGACTTCAAACAGAGAAAGACATCGAACAAGTTCCAAGCAAAAGTAAAAGACTGCTGAAAGCATTGCTTAGTCGTCGGAAATCGAAGAAAGATGAGATGTTATATACTTATTTAGATGAATACTGA
- the LOC107929548 gene encoding RNA-binding KH domain-containing protein RCF3 isoform X2, with product MDRSRSKRNYYYDQDYDGETMGRTKPRYNNHHYLPNSHRHRGNNPNNNNNNGGNNGRPPNKSGGGSGAGGGGQDSSLMVTTSYRILCHDMKAGGVIGKSGSIIKSIRQHTGAWINVHELIPGDDERIIEISDTRRRDPEGRMPSFSPAQEALLLVHERILESDSQFGFGGGGGEEEEEYGAVARGGGGNRVATRLVVSRMHVGSLLGKGGKIIEQMRIETKTQIRILPRDHTLPRCVSMSEEIVQVFYAAEAASGSK from the exons ATGGACAGATCTAGATCCAAGAGGAACTATTACTATGACCAAGACTATGATGGGGAGACCATGGGTAGGACGAAACCTCGGTACAACAACCATCACTACCTACCTAATAGTCATCGTCACCGTGGAAACAATccgaacaacaacaacaacaacggAGGCAACAACGGTCGACCTCCGAATAAGAGCGGTGGTGGTAGCGGCGCCGGCGGAGGGGGACAAGACTCTTCCCTTATGGTCACTACTAGCTACCGCATTCTTTGTCACGATATGAAAGCTGGGGGTGTAATCGGTAAGTCGGGTAGTATTATCAAGTCTATAAGACAGCATACCGGCGCGTGGATCAACGTACACGAGCTGATTCCTGGTGATGACGAACGCATCATCGAGATATCTGACACTCGTCGCCGTGACCCTGAAGGGAGAATGCCGTCGTTCTCGCCTGCTCAGGAGGCGTTATTACTTGTACATGAGAGGATTCTGGAGAGTGATTCACAGTTTGGGTTTGGTGGTGGCGgaggagaggaggaggaggaataCGGAGCGGTGGCGAGAGGAGGAGGAGGGAACAGGGTAGCGACGAGGTTGGTTGTTTCGAGGATGCATGTGGGTTCTTTATTGGGGAAAGGAGGAAAGATTATTGAGCAAATGAGAATCGAAACAAAGACTCAGATTAGGATTCTGCCTAGAGACCATACTTTGCCCCGTTGCGTTTCCATGTCTGAGGAGATTGTTCAG GTATTCTATGCAGCTGAGGCTGCAAGTGGGTCAAAATAG